In Drosophila yakuba strain Tai18E2 chromosome X, Prin_Dyak_Tai18E2_2.1, whole genome shotgun sequence, a single genomic region encodes these proteins:
- the LOC6525277 gene encoding homeobox protein abdominal-A isoform X2, translating to MRCLSLGTPPVMGGGAVQGASGNGAPARPPSQTPENLSSASKDSELAEVSNGPSAGSFTMMHPAFQQQQQQHQQQQHQGHQQATDQDKLSKTYTELKLYKAPTHGMELGGMAALSGHSDEGSDGSDSEEIDLTSGACIDFSQSSKLQQQQQQQQQQGNQGAAGSAEANGVL from the coding sequence ATGCGCTGCCTCAGCCTGGGCACGCCCCCCGTCATGGGCGGCGGAGCGGTGCAGGGGGCGTCCGGCAACGGAGCTCCGGCTCGACCGCCCAGCCAAACGCCGGAGAATCTCTCCTCCGCCAGCAAGGATTCCGAGCTGGCGGAGGTGAGTAATGGACCCAGTGCGGGGAGCTTCACCATGATGCACCCGGCattccagcagcaacagcagcagcatcagcaacaacagcaccaGGGACACCAGCAGGCAACGGATCAGGATAAGCTATCAAAGACCTATACAGAATTAAAGCTCTATAAGGCGCCGACGCACGGCATGGAACTGGGCGGAATGGCCGCCCTATCCGGACACTCCGACGAGGGCTCCGATGGATCCGATTCCGAGGAGATCGATCTCACCTCCGGCGCCTGTATCGATTTCTCGCAGAGCAGCaagctccagcagcagcaacagcaacaacaacaacagggcAATCAGGGGGCGGCGGGATCAGCGGAGGCGAATGGAGTCCTGTAG